Proteins encoded by one window of uncultured Celeribacter sp.:
- a CDS encoding nuclear transport factor 2 family protein, whose protein sequence is MTGLEILTAWYEKVWVEADLDAVAEFFDVEALASGLMTDFAAQIEDFQILVPAVLHVVRNVTFSIEDSMEMDDRVWVRMTLHAKKASDMSPIHIPGQVMVRLKNGKIIEAHNNFDFVSYFEQMGNLPKDSLALMLAGERLS, encoded by the coding sequence GTGACCGGGCTCGAAATCCTCACTGCATGGTATGAAAAAGTCTGGGTGGAGGCCGATCTCGATGCCGTCGCCGAGTTTTTCGATGTCGAGGCGCTGGCCAGCGGCCTGATGACCGATTTCGCTGCCCAGATCGAAGATTTTCAAATCCTGGTGCCCGCCGTCCTGCACGTTGTCCGAAACGTCACCTTTAGCATCGAGGATTCGATGGAAATGGACGATCGCGTCTGGGTACGCATGACGCTGCACGCGAAAAAGGCCTCAGATATGTCGCCGATTCACATCCCCGGTCAGGTGATGGTCCGTCTGAAAAACGGCAAAATCATCGAGGCGCATAACAATTTCGATTTCGTCAGCTATTTCGAGCAGATGGGCAATCTTCCAAAGGATTCCCTCGCGCTCATGCTGGCCGGAGAGCGATTGAGTTAA
- a CDS encoding phytochelatin synthase family protein: MKLTVAVSGTCAPSLALSLTLALTFCAGLAAHAEDDSLQPKLGPNAIPITEATEHLRATPAPDYWAFAPYVKPQFTTSACGVATVSAAVNGLAGLPANAEDTVMTQPDLLEAVGNAHWSEISAEGGDGVMFGDLVTYAAAALPVAGLEGYGVTAFKPTDASEATLEIIRNWLIQNEESADDALMVYFNQGVVTGDWDGPHVSLIGAYDAAKDQVLILEVDQDWYIPYWTPTAVLLEAMLKPTSAEHGVLEGQTGGFVRLAPQS; this comes from the coding sequence ATGAAACTGACCGTTGCCGTTTCCGGGACATGTGCCCCGTCTCTCGCACTGTCTCTTACGCTCGCTCTTACGTTCTGCGCGGGTCTCGCCGCCCATGCCGAAGACGACTCCCTTCAGCCAAAACTGGGGCCGAATGCCATACCGATCACCGAGGCCACAGAGCATCTGAGGGCCACGCCTGCGCCCGATTACTGGGCCTTCGCGCCCTATGTGAAGCCGCAATTCACCACCTCCGCCTGTGGCGTGGCCACGGTGTCCGCCGCCGTCAACGGGCTTGCCGGTCTGCCCGCAAATGCTGAAGACACGGTGATGACCCAACCCGATCTCCTGGAGGCCGTCGGCAACGCCCATTGGTCGGAGATTTCCGCCGAGGGTGGTGATGGCGTCATGTTCGGCGATCTCGTCACCTATGCCGCGGCGGCCCTGCCGGTTGCAGGCCTAGAGGGCTACGGTGTGACGGCGTTCAAACCGACGGACGCCAGCGAGGCAACATTAGAAATCATCCGAAATTGGTTGATCCAAAACGAAGAAAGCGCCGACGACGCGCTCATGGTCTATTTCAACCAAGGCGTCGTGACCGGCGATTGGGACGGCCCGCATGTGTCTCTGATCGGCGCCTATGACGCCGCCAAGGATCAGGTGCTGATCCTTGAGGTCGATCAGGACTGGTACATCCCCTACTGGACGCCGACCGCAGTGCTGTTGGAGGCGATGCTCAAGCCGACCTCCGCAGAACATGGCGTGCTCGAAGGTCAGACCGGCGGCTTTGTCCGTCTCGCGCCTCAAAGCTAA